Sequence from the Gemmatimonadales bacterium genome:
GCGACCGACCGTCCGAAGTTGATGTCCCCCACGAAGACCACCCGCAATGGTTCCCGCGAGGCCTGGGGCAGGGCCGGGGTCGTCAGGAGGCAGAGGAGGGCCGGTGCTAGGCAATGCGGCAGGCTCGGCATCGCCGCCAAGTATAGCCGCCGGCCGGGAATGACGCCCCGCTGCCACGCAATCCTACAATTATATTAGGCATTGACAGCTGTCTGCATAAGATTATCATGCTACTTATGTATGACACCTAAGATTCATGAAGTACCGCTCGACGCGGTGGACCGAAAGCTGCTGGCCCTTCTCCAGAAGGACGGCAGGACCGCGGTGTCCCGCATCGCCGAGGCTGTGGGCCTCTCCGCGCCTCCGGTGCACGACCGGCTGGCGCGCCTCGAGAAGGCCGGGGTCATCCGCGGCTACGTCGCCCTGCTGGAGCCGGCCCGGCTGGGTCTGGGCATGACCGTCTACGTGAGCGTGACCCTCGCCCTGCATCGTGAGGGCTCGGTCAAGAAGTTCCGCGACGCCGTCCACGCCGTCCCCGCCATCCTGGAATGCCACCACACGACCGGCACCGCGGACTTCCTGCTGAAGGTGGTGGTCAAGGACACGGCGGAATACGAGCAGCTGGTCCTGCACAGGCTCACCCGGCTGCCGGGTGTCGAGCGCCTCAATTCTTCGGTGGTTCTCTCGACTTTCAAGGCCGAAACGGCCCTACCTCTGGAGTAGCTCCATGAGCTCCGATCCCTGGCTGGCCTGCGACGCATTGCAGAAGGACCCCTACGGCTCGCACGAGCCGCCCATCTACCAGACCAGCACCTTCGTCTTCGACTCGACGGCGGATGCTGCGGCCATATTCAGCGGCGGGAAGCCCGGCTTCGTGTACACGCGTCTCGGCAACCCGACG
This genomic interval carries:
- a CDS encoding Lrp/AsnC family transcriptional regulator, which codes for MTPKIHEVPLDAVDRKLLALLQKDGRTAVSRIAEAVGLSAPPVHDRLARLEKAGVIRGYVALLEPARLGLGMTVYVSVTLALHREGSVKKFRDAVHAVPAILECHHTTGTADFLLKVVVKDTAEYEQLVLHRLTRLPGVERLNSSVVLSTFKAETALPLE